Below is a genomic region from Virgibacillus dokdonensis.
ATTTGTCGGAATTTGCATGCGTTTTTATGGAAACAAGAAAGATCGGTCTCATCAAGAAAGGTTAAGTAAAACACCCAACTATTCTATACGTAAAGCTTTTTCAGCTATGCATTGTACGAGATTGGAAGATAAGCGTCCATTGGGAGAAGTTCTAGGTGATGCGGTGGTTCATTCTGTAAAAACGTTAGTAATGGTTGGTGGATTCATCGTATTATTCTCTGTATTAACAAAATTACTCTTTTTAACAGGCATTTCTGCTTTTATCGGTCGGTTTTTAGGAGATTTATTAACTTTCTTTTCCATATCAAGCGATTTTGGTTTACCTATACTTTCTGGACTGTTTGAAATTACCATCGGTGTTCAGAGTATCTCGGTTGTTCAAGATACACTGTTTTTACAAGCAGTTTTAGTCAGTTTTATACTTGGTTTTAACGGTTTTTCTGTCCAAGCCCAAGTAGCGAGCATTCTTGCTAAAACAGATATCCGATTTGCCCCATATTTTTTTGCCCGTATTCTTCACGGTCTATTTGCAAGCATATTAACGATTCTTCTGTATAAACCTTTATATATTGACCGAAAAGTTTTTGATATGCAAGTAGTTCCTGTACATCATAATGTACCTGAGAATACATGGAGTGTAATTTTTGAAAATTTAGTAGCCATTGGGCCGTTAGTAACAATCGTTTTTATTGGATTTTCTCTGCTCCTCTTATATAATCGAAGACAAAACTGATTGGAAGCAGGAGGGGGGGAAACAGTCTTCCATTGCGGGAAAAGATTGCATGAAAAAAATTTTTCGGCTTCTATTATTACGCAGGTTGTAATAGTCTCAAAAAATTTGATTTATACGATAGTCTTAGATTTTTTAATTTTCTACAGCGAAAAAAGGGATTCGGTGCTGCTATCTCCTATTTATACTTGTCTAAAGCTCATCTCTCCATTCTCGAAGTGAGCCTTACAGCACCTTATATCCCATGCAAATCACATATAATGAAAATGATTTAGTTGCTTAATAAATACGTAGAATGGTATATTTTTCTATATTACATACTTCCAAAAATTTTGCACTTATACCATTATGTAATTGCTTTTGTTACTCGTAATCCTATCATATATTCAATATTGCAATTTTATTTAAATTTACGAGCTAAAGCTTTCTCAACAACATTAGGAACCATATCACTAACATTCGCGCGGTATTTGGCAACTTCTTTAACAATACTGGAGCTCAAAAAAGAATACTGATTATTCGTCATCATAAAAAAAGTTTCTATGTCTGCATAAAGCTGCCTATTCATCGACGTAATTTGCATTTCATATTCAAAATCACTAACAGCACGCAAGCCACGAATAACAGCTTGAGCATTTTTGGATTTTGCATAATCCATAAGTAAACTACTAGATGAATCTACAGTTACATTGGGTAAATCGCTTGTACAAGCTTTCAACAATTCTATTCTTTCTTCCACCGTAAATAATGGGTCTTTTGATTGATTATTAAATACAGTGACGATAACATGATCAAAAATTTTAGCGCCACGCTGAATAATATCTAGATGTCCATAGGTTACGGGATCAAAACTCCCCGGACAAATCGCCAATCTAGTCAAGATAAGCGCTCCCTTCTATTTAACTTTGTAGATGGTCGTACAAATTGTACCTCCATAACTCGCTTGTTTGACAATGGAAAGACGAGGATGTGCAACAGGTAATTGCTCGGATATATCATGCTCACAATATACCCATGTATTCGTAGTTACCAGGTTCAAGTCCAACATTTTTTGTAACATTTCTTCAAGCTTTACTTTCCCATAAGGAGGATCTAATAGGACTAACTGGAAAGACAACTGACGCTTAGCAGCTGCTTGCAAAGCTCGAAATGCATCCGCACGAAACACTTCAGATCGACTAACGAGATCCAATTTCTGTAGATTTTCATTTATAATATGTATCGCTTGTGGTGATTTATCCACAAAAATCGTTCGATCTATCCCTCTACTCAATGCTTCTATTCCTAAACCGCCACTTCCAGCAAATAAGTCTAGTGCATTACCACCATCAAAAAAGGGACCCATAATTTGAAAAACGGCTTCCTTCACTTTATCGGTTGTTGGACGAGTCATACGGCCTGGAACTGCCTTTAATTGCCTTCCTTTATGCTCTCCAGCAATTATTCGCATTGCTTCACCTCCACTTTACCATTATTCGACATTTATCCTAACACAAAAATAGGAAAACGAAAAACAATAACAGGGAAACCTAAAAATAATCCACATCATGTATATTATTCAAAGAAACGTCCATACTAATGTAATGAATCAGCTATAAATAACTTTGGCTGTTTCATTAAACGGAGAAGACTTACACTTCCCCATAAGTTCTTCTTCCGGTTTCTCCTCTCCCTTTGCCTTTTTGTTTTCTTTACTAGGAAACAAAGGGACCTGTAGAACTATTTCTGCAGGTTTTTTCTTTTTTAAATCCCCATTTTATAATCGTATTGTTTTGCTTTATCTGGTTTAGCATTTTCAAAGTTTGTTTCTACAAACGGCTTATATGACCTGTCCACCTTAGAAACAAATGCTAGCTTCAGTAGTTTTTTTTCCACTTTTTCTACTTCTTGTTGATTTACATATATAACCGCATATTTCATTTTTTTAGAACTATACAGCAAATGTCCATATCGCTTAATTTGCTTTAAGTTCTTCATATGCTGGAACCAGACGATTAAGCCTTGACGTTCTGCCCGCAATTTTTTCACCTCGCTCCCCTACAGTTAAATCAATAATTTAAAAATCAAACCACGGGTACCCTGGGCTTCCTTAAAGAATTAGCTATGTTTTATATATTTAGCAACAATGAGTGGGGATGAAAGAAGAAGCCCCCCCCTCTCATTGAAGATGCACTTTATACTTCATTTGTTCATGGTATCAGATCCATACGATTATGTTCCTCTACCCATTTAAGAAGCGCAACCACAGCTACCACCACTACCGCAACCACAGCCGCTATCACTTAGAGCCGCTCCATCTTTAGGCACTTTAATTTGTTCACTTACACTATATGCTATATATTGACTGACATCATCTAATAGTTTTTGCAAATTGCGCTCAGCAATTTTAAAGGAAGCGACTTTGTCATTCATATCCATTTCACGCTTTACTCTACGCACTTCCTTCATAATAGAATTATAATCTGGATGATATCTGCCAAACCGTTGTATATCTTCATAATGCTCTTTTATCGAGGAAAAAGCTTGAATGAGCTTCTGTGCCTCTGCATCTGCTTGTAGTTCCTTCTGAGCATGATGATAAGCTTCCATAACATCAGAACCTAAGATCATTTTAGTTAGTTCTTCTGATTGATCTAGGAGTGCTACGTAGTCCATTGTCGCTATCATCCTAACACCTCCTCCTTCATAGTACCATTTTTTATAGTATGTGAAAATATTTAGTCTTTCATTGCTCCAGCGAACTGCATTAACATACTAACCATTTGCATATGCTGATTCACCTTTTCTATTTGTTGAGGAAATGTTTTCCCATAGAACCTTTTTGCTTCTTTTTTCACTTCTGGTAACAGAGAAGGGTCGCGGGATAAATAACGATACCAAACTGGATTCATACGGACAAATTGTAAAAGTTCAGGTTGCTGTTTTAAATAGTCATAACATAACGGATCCATATTTATTCTCCTTAATCACGAAACCATCCCATCCGTTCGTTGGTTGGTTGTTTCGTGTCCTTTGTCTGCTTAAATTGCGAAATTATTTCTTGAATGGTAGATATAGAAGAACTAAATTGCTCCATTTGACGTTGCACCTTTTCTAAATCCATTGATTCTGTCATCTTTAATAGTTGACTAAATAGTTCTTTATTATTTTCATTCGACTGATTATCTTTTGATTTATTTTCAATATTATCTTCATCTGCTTGTTTAAATTTATCCCAGTAAGGATCATCATCACCAAGTAATACCCATTTTTCATATATGTCTTGCCACGGTTTTCCGCTTTTACGGACTTCTTTGATCAATTGTGGGTGCTTATTAATAAATTGCTTAAATGCACTTACAGAAGGGTGTAAATCTTGATCACTCATACATAGTCACCTCTTTTGCATATAGTCATATGTACTAATTAGTTTATGCTATAAGTGAACGCTTGTGATTAACAAGTACTTGCCCCTACTTATATTTATATTGTTTGAAGCATATGATTTTTCTCAAGCCTTGGTTACTATCAACATTACACTGTTCACTTTTAGAAAAACTGAAAGCCTTTGTTTTTCTAAAACTTTAAGTCACTATCGTTGCAGAACAAAGGCGCAAGCGCCCGTTTAGCAACGTAACGAGTGGAACGAATCAACTAAAGTTTTAGGAATCATGCTCCTGCAATAGGAGTATGCCGGCGTCCTCCGGCAAGCTCGGCTTTAGTCGGCCTTCCTATTTAGAACGAACCGATAATGACTTATCGTAGGGCAATGGAGTGAAGAAGGTTGCCTAGTTGCTGGGCGCCGGAGCCGGACGTGGCTAAATAACTTAGTTAGTTTATCTACAGTTGCAAAATTTAATGATTTCCAATAATTTCCTAAACCATAAAAAATGGTTAGGAGCAGTTGGTCATTAGCTCCTAACCGTTTGGTTCTAACAATGTACAATCTAATATTTTTTTGGAATAGCTCCTAACTTACTGCTTACTAAAAAGGTTTAGCCAAAAAATTTTGCGTATAATATAATCGGTATACACCAAC
It encodes:
- the coaD gene encoding pantetheine-phosphate adenylyltransferase, yielding MTRLAICPGSFDPVTYGHLDIIQRGAKIFDHVIVTVFNNQSKDPLFTVEERIELLKACTSDLPNVTVDSSSSLLMDYAKSKNAQAVIRGLRAVSDFEYEMQITSMNRQLYADIETFFMMTNNQYSFLSSSIVKEVAKYRANVSDMVPNVVEKALARKFK
- a CDS encoding YlbG family protein, whose translation is MRAERQGLIVWFQHMKNLKQIKRYGHLLYSSKKMKYAVIYVNQQEVEKVEKKLLKLAFVSKVDRSYKPFVETNFENAKPDKAKQYDYKMGI
- the ylbJ gene encoding sporulation integral membrane protein YlbJ, with product MAQILKTILYSITTIFIAISLIRFPDQSLEASIRGLNLWWEVVFPSLLPFFIIAELLISFGVVQFIGVLFEPVMRPLFNVPGTGSFGWFMGMASGYPTGAKIATRLREEQQLTRIEAERLVAFTNASSPLFIFAAISVGFFQNASLGVLLAVCHYLGNTFVGICMRFYGNKKDRSHQERLSKTPNYSIRKAFSAMHCTRLEDKRPLGEVLGDAVVHSVKTLVMVGGFIVLFSVLTKLLFLTGISAFIGRFLGDLLTFFSISSDFGLPILSGLFEITIGVQSISVVQDTLFLQAVLVSFILGFNGFSVQAQVASILAKTDIRFAPYFFARILHGLFASILTILLYKPLYIDRKVFDMQVVPVHHNVPENTWSVIFENLVAIGPLVTIVFIGFSLLLLYNRRQN
- a CDS encoding YlbF family regulator, which translates into the protein MIATMDYVALLDQSEELTKMILGSDVMEAYHHAQKELQADAEAQKLIQAFSSIKEHYEDIQRFGRYHPDYNSIMKEVRRVKREMDMNDKVASFKIAERNLQKLLDDVSQYIAYSVSEQIKVPKDGAALSDSGCGCGSGGSCGCAS
- the rsmD gene encoding 16S rRNA (guanine(966)-N(2))-methyltransferase RsmD, with amino-acid sequence MRIIAGEHKGRQLKAVPGRMTRPTTDKVKEAVFQIMGPFFDGGNALDLFAGSGGLGIEALSRGIDRTIFVDKSPQAIHIINENLQKLDLVSRSEVFRADAFRALQAAAKRQLSFQLVLLDPPYGKVKLEEMLQKMLDLNLVTTNTWVYCEHDISEQLPVAHPRLSIVKQASYGGTICTTIYKVK
- the ylbD gene encoding spore coat protein YlbD, whose translation is MSDQDLHPSVSAFKQFINKHPQLIKEVRKSGKPWQDIYEKWVLLGDDDPYWDKFKQADEDNIENKSKDNQSNENNKELFSQLLKMTESMDLEKVQRQMEQFSSSISTIQEIISQFKQTKDTKQPTNERMGWFRD
- a CDS encoding YlbE-like family protein gives rise to the protein MDPLCYDYLKQQPELLQFVRMNPVWYRYLSRDPSLLPEVKKEAKRFYGKTFPQQIEKVNQHMQMVSMLMQFAGAMKD